One part of the Arabidopsis thaliana chromosome 1 sequence genome encodes these proteins:
- a CDS encoding CDPK adapter, putative (DUF1423) (Protein of unknown function (DUF1423); CONTAINS InterPro DOMAIN/s: Protein of unknown function DUF1423, plant (InterPro:IPR004082); BEST Arabidopsis thaliana protein match is: unknown protein (TAIR:AT4G14840.1); Has 192 Blast hits to 189 proteins in 31 species: Archae - 0; Bacteria - 0; Metazoa - 2; Fungi - 10; Plants - 173; Viruses - 0; Other Eukaryotes - 7 (source: NCBI BLink).) — protein MDSMDIDQSNIGESPHLLLRPVSPLESGEGLPYAPENWPNPGDTWHWKVGPRISGKGYFVDRYLYPPKYLPGLDTEILRKNKVFRSRLSLQRYIRVHFPEADVQKFFASFSWSIPCRDGQGVLPQKQVQLPVYSSDEDPMRDDGSDTAVCKAGNEKCRSLMPQCEAETLPAMPCDICCGERKFCVDCCCILCCKLISLEHGGYSYIKCEAVVSEGHICGHVAHMNCALRAYLAGTIGGSMGLDTEYYCRRCDAKKDLFPHVNKFLEICQTVEYQGDVEKILNLGICILRGAQRDNAKELLNCIESTVIKLKCGTSLEDLWNDDTPTIWSDYSDSGEARENDTLQSLQDVTPIGPIPFNHEAEMHKLEEEIGEVLRALRKAQEFEYQIAEGKLHAQKECLSDLYRQLEKEKSELSRRVSGTDANSLMTNVLKRLDQIRKEVTKLKEMEEVAKGFGRTPRGVLEEYFHLNIED, from the exons ATGGACTCCATGGATATTGATCAAAGTAACATAGGTGAATCGCCTCACCTTCTGCTGAGACCAGTAAGTCCATTGGAATCTGGTGAAGGTTTACCTTATGCTCCTGAGAATTGGCCTAATCCTGGAGATACTTGGCATTGGAAGGTTGGACCGAGAATTAGCGGTAAAGGCTACTTCGTGGATAGATACTTATATCCTCCTAAGTATCTTCCCGGTTTAGATACTGAAATATTGCGGAAAAATAAGGTGTTTAGGAGCAGGCTCTCGCTCCAACGATATATTCGTGTACACTTCCCTGAAGCGGATGTTCAAAAgttctttgcttctttcaGCTGGAGCATACCCTGCAGAGATGGTCAAG GTGTTTTGCCTCAGAAGCAGGTTCAGTTACCAGTGTATAGCTCAGATGAAGATCCAATGCGTGATGATGGATCTGATACTGCGGTCTGTAAGGCTGGTAATGAAAAATGCCGGAGCCTGATGCCACAGTGCGAAGCCGAGACTTTACCTGCTATGCCTTGTGACATTTGCTGCGGTGAACGTAAGTTCTGCGTTGATTGCTGTTGCATCCTTTGCTGCAAGTTAATAAGTTTGGAGCATGGAGGCTATAGCTATATCAAATGTGAAGCTGTGGTTTCCGAGGGTCACATATGTGGACATGTTGCTCATATGAACTGTGCTCTTCGAGCTTATCTGGCTGGAACCATTGGAGGCAGCATGGGATTGGATACTGAATACTACTGCAGGCGATGTGACGCCAAAAAGGACTTGTTTCCACATGTCAACAAGTTTCTAGAAATATGTCAGACTGTAGAATATCAAGGCGACGTGGAGAAGATCCTGAATCTCGGTATTTGTATCTTGCGGGGAGCACAAAGAGACAATGCTAAGGAGCTATTAAATTGTATCGAATCAACAGTCATCAAG CTTAAATGTGGCACGAGCTTGGAAGATCTCTGGAATGATGATACACCAACTATATGGTCAG ATTACTCCGACAGTGGAGAAGCTAGAGAAAATGATACATTGCAAAGTTTACAGGACGTGACTCCAATTGGGCCCATACCATTCAACCATGAGGCTGAGATGCACAAACTCGAAGAAGAAATCGGCGAGGTTCTAAGAGCGCTGAGAAAGGCTCAGGAATTTGAGTACCAAATTGCAGAAGGCAAACTTCATGCTCAGAAAGAATGTCTGAGTGATCTGTATAGGCAGCTCGAGAAGGAGAAGTCAGAGCTGTCGAGGCGAGTATCAGGTACAGATGCGAATAGCTTGATGACGAATGTGCTGAAGAGATTGGATCAGATTAGAAAAGAAGTCACAAAGCttaaagaaatggaagaagtAGCCAAGGGATTTGGTAGGACACCTAGAGGGGTTCTTGAAGAGTACTTTCATCTAAACATCGAGGACTAA
- the LPA19 gene encoding photosystem II 11 kDa protein-like protein, with amino-acid sequence MATIEFSGLQAQASEEKLDEGEGVVGAFKTLFDPNERTKSGKELPKAYLKSAREVVKTMRESLKENPKDNAKFRRSADAAKESIRDYLSNWRGQKTVAGEESYVELENVIRALAKFYSKAGPSAPLPDEVKTEILDDLNKAEEFL; translated from the exons ATGGCCACAATTGAGTTTTCTGGATTACAAGCTCAGGCGTCAGAGGAAAAGTTAGACGAAGGAGAAGGAGTTGTTGGTGCTTTCAAGACTTTGTTTGATCCTAATGAGAGAACAAAGTCTGGCAAAGAGTTACCAAAAGCTTACTTGAAATCTGCAAGAGAGGTTGTCAAAACCATGAGGGAGTCATTGAAAGAGAACCCTAAAGACAATGCTAAGTTCAGAAGAAGTGCTGATGCTGCTAAAGAATCCATTCGTGATTATCTGAGCAATTGGAGAGGACAAAAGACTGTTGCCGGAGAA GAATCATACGTGGAGCTGGAGAATGTAATCCGCGCTTTGGCGAAATTTTACTCAAAGGCAGGTCCTTCTGCACCACTTCCTGATGAGGTTAAGACTGAGATTTTGGATGATCTTAACAAGGCTGAAGAgtttttgtga
- a CDS encoding uncharacterized protein (unknown protein; Has 31 Blast hits to 31 proteins in 9 species: Archae - 0; Bacteria - 0; Metazoa - 0; Fungi - 0; Plants - 31; Viruses - 0; Other Eukaryotes - 0 (source: NCBI BLink).): protein MAMAALNQLFVVLASKPEQEKITPEESRAIVSCHFKALWTAGFASGVGGGLTWQVTKKLKKPKGLERVALAAGVAASTFVVAWNWSSSKYAVSSLDHILSQDATRMQKELVNVLVRSNRGEAWRWQLMSKHFYPESVYGDEGDKPQMRWRRRTTFTEIASSYDDVNATKSQRNPNGLPNPSHRRISGGSDASKTKQTLQNSSGNSDGEMAEEDVLDIVFGCSEATESIPAPVISKLASKTQTRKQKRAQRRQRLKNREASTNTPQYELA from the exons ATGGCTATGGCCGCTTTAAATCAGCTTTTTGTTGTCCTAGCCTCAAAACCCGAGCAG GAGAAGATCACGCCTGAAGAGTCTAGAGCTATTGTCTCTTGCCATTTCAAAGCTTTGTGGACAGCTGGTTTTGCGTCTGGTGTAGGGGGAGGTTTAACTTGGCAAG TGACAAAGAAGTTGAAAAAGCCGAAAGGACTTGAGAGGGTTGCTCTTGCAGCTG GAGTTGCTGCTTCGacttttgttgttgcttgGAATTGGTCAAGTTCCAAATATGCAGTTTCATCCCTTGATCATATCCTTAGTCAAGATGCTACACGAATGCAGAAAGAGCTTGTGAATGT CTTAGTCAGGTCCAACAGAGGTGAAGCTTGGAGATGGCAACTTATGTCCAAGCATTTCTACCCTGAATCTGTTTACGGTGATGAAGGAGACAAACCTCAAATGCGTTGGCGTAGACGAACCACTTTCACTGAAATTGCCTCTTCTTATGATGATGTCAATGCAACCAAATCTCAGAGAAACCCCAATGGCTTACCAAACCCTTCTCATCGAAGAATTTCCGGTGGATCTGATGCTTCAAAGACTAAACAGACGCTCCAAAATAGCTCT GGAAACTCGGATGGCGAAATGGCGGAAGAAGATGTTCTTGACATTGTATTTGGTTGTTCAGAAGCAACAGAGAGCATTCCTGCGCCAGTTATTTCAAAACTTGCTAGCAAAACGCAAACTCGCAAACAGAAAAGAGCTCAACGGAGACAGAGGCTTAAAAACCGTGAAGCTTCCACAAATACTCCTCAGTATGAACTTGcatag
- a CDS encoding C-8 sterol isomerase (C-8 sterol isomerases; FUNCTIONS IN: C-8 sterol isomerase activity; INVOLVED IN: ergosterol biosynthetic process; LOCATED IN: endoplasmic reticulum; EXPRESSED IN: 14 plant structures; EXPRESSED DURING: 7 growth stages; CONTAINS InterPro DOMAIN/s: ERG2/sigma1 receptor-like (InterPro:IPR006716); Has 118 Blast hits to 118 proteins in 39 species: Archae - 0; Bacteria - 0; Metazoa - 73; Fungi - 4; Plants - 21; Viruses - 1; Other Eukaryotes - 19 (source: NCBI BLink).), producing the protein MKSRANENQMINRETMKGKILVSPSEKSMTSSTTTTTTTTTTVSTEDWERRDSNCYFPDCRKDANCSCEICLDSLNATLDLMPLSVQKSSLTKLSSASNFKSTVESTPTSFDPTVVTTPASVSRPILKLMISSPKKKLTKKSKVFENEEQRKTTKKERRLLIVVFLKVILVIGLVLGLELGFSWVLEEVFKPEFTEEIVRNAYERTQADLDLGVKLRLLEDEFKGFVTSRKFSRCTGSDSKWKINQDGPMLNSKCVLYKSAIEEVSIWGWPLQTSGLFHTGFSSSSITVLSGRVTEWTEGKFGYSIHETNTSWGKTKWSTSVLQLDPNTWVLEYSQSSVMDDSSSLLSLTIDIMEHLVFRVAKNVNRERYWMFSSSRRLYREAESKASAMTPT; encoded by the exons ATGAAATCTAGGGCCAACGAAAATCAGATGATAAACAGAGAAACCATGAAAGGAAAGATTTTAGTTTCACCGTCGGAGAAATCAATGACATCGagcacaacaacaacaacgacgaCTACTACAACTGTATCTACGGAAGATTGGGAGAGAAGAGACAGTAATTGTTACTTCCCAGACTGTCGTAAAGATGCGAATTGTAGCTGCGAGATTTGTCTTGATAGTCTCAACGCTACGCTTGATCTCATGCCTCTCAGTGTTCAAAAAAGCTCTCTCACTAAGCTTTCTTCTGCATCCAATTTCAAATCCACCGTTGAATCTACTCCGACTTCGTTTGATCCAACGGTGGTCACCACCCCTGCTTCTGTTTCTCGCCCAATCTTGAAGTTGATGATCTCTTCCCCGAAGAAGAAACTGAccaagaaatcaaaagttttcGAGAATgaagaacagaggaaaacgacgaagaaagagagaagactactgattgttgtttttctgAAAGTGATTTTGGTGATTGGGTTGGTTCTGGGTttggaattagggtttagttggGTGCTTGAAGAGGTTTTTAAACCTGAATTTACAGAGGAGATTGTGAGGAACGCTTATGAGAGAACTCAGGCTGATCTTGATTTGGGGGTGAAGCTGAGACTCTTGGAAGATGAATTTAAGGGTTTTGTTACGAGTAGAAAGTTTTCGAGATGCACAGGTTCTGATTCTAAATGGAAAATCAATCAG GATGGACCAATGTTGAACTCAAAGTGTGTTCTGTACAAATCTGCCATTGAAGAGGTGAGTATATGGGGATGGCCTTTGCAGACATCTGGATTGTTCCATACCGGCTTCTCCTCGAGTTCGATCACCGTGTTATCAGGCCGAGTAACTGAG TGGACAGAGGGGAAATTCGGTTACTCAATACACGAGACCAACACTTCCTGGGGGAAAACCAAATGGAGCACATCGGTTCTGCAGCTAGATCCAAACACATGGGTTCTTGAGTACAGCCAAAGCTCGGTGATGGATGATAGTTCAAGTTTGTTGTCACTAACAATCGATATCATGGAACACTTGGTGTTCCGAGTAGCAAAGAATGTGAATCGGGAGCGTTATTGGATGTTTTCATCCTCACGACGATTGTATAGAGAAGCAGAGTCAAAGGCTAGCGCAATGACACCAACTTAG
- the OFP12 gene encoding ovate family protein 12 (ovate family protein 12 (OFP12); CONTAINS InterPro DOMAIN/s: Protein of unknown function DUF623 (InterPro:IPR006458); BEST Arabidopsis thaliana protein match is: ovate family protein 16 (TAIR:AT2G32100.1); Has 358 Blast hits to 358 proteins in 17 species: Archae - 0; Bacteria - 0; Metazoa - 0; Fungi - 0; Plants - 358; Viruses - 0; Other Eukaryotes - 0 (source: NCBI BLink).) produces MPRVMWKNFHLCFPSNLTKPSSSPSGATSDDPNRPSILLINNFNLLYDDSSAAHRRLSKPLIHDVEPSSTFTASTSTAANSSSSSASYDDSDNYGFAPDDDSPPPDLTAVLASRRFFFSSPGCSNSITDSPDLRCRDNYDTATRLLTGGTAVKHYVQSPDPYNDFRRSMQEMIDAVTNAGDLRRYEFLHELLLSYLSLNAADTHKFIIRAFADILVSLLSDGHRIS; encoded by the coding sequence atgccAAGAGTCATGTGGAAAAACTTCCATCTTTGCTTCCCATCAAATCTCACCAAGCCCTCTTCATCTCCGTCCGGTGCCACCTCCGACGATCCCAACCGTCCATCCATTCTTCTCATCAACAACTTTAACCTCCTATATGACGACTCCTCCGCCGCCCACCGCCGCCTATCCAAGCCTCTTATCCACGACGTTGAACCCTCTTCCACCTTCACCGCCTCCACCTCCACCGCAGCtaactcttcttcctcctctgccTCTTATGATGATTCCGATAATTACGGTTTTGCCCCTGACGACGACTCTCCCCCTCCTGACTTAACCGCCGTTTTAGCCTCCcgccgcttcttcttctcttctcctggCTGCTCAAACTCAATCACTGACTCGCCAGATCTCCGCTGCCGGGATAATTACGATACTGCCACTAGGCTTCTTACCGGAGGAACCGCCGTGAAACACTACGTGCAATCTCCTGATCCGTACAACGACTTCCGACGATCAATGCAGGAGATGATCGACGCCGTTACAAACGCCGGAGATCTTCGCCGTTACGAGTTCTTGCATGAGCTGTTACTCAGTTACCTCTCTTTAAATGCCGCCGATACACACAAGTTCATTATCAGAGCTTTCGCCGACATTCTCGTCTCTCTCCTATCGGACGGTCACCGGATCAGCTGA
- a CDS encoding CDPK adapter, putative (DUF1423) (Protein of unknown function (DUF1423); CONTAINS InterPro DOMAIN/s: Protein of unknown function DUF1423, plant (InterPro:IPR004082); BEST Arabidopsis thaliana protein match is: unknown protein (TAIR:AT4G14840.1); Has 35333 Blast hits to 34131 proteins in 2444 species: Archae - 798; Bacteria - 22429; Metazoa - 974; Fungi - 991; Plants - 531; Viruses - 0; Other Eukaryotes - 9610 (source: NCBI BLink).) codes for MDSMDIDQSNIGESPHLLLRPVGPRISGKGYFVDRYLYPPKYLPGLDTEILRKNKVFRSRLSLQRYIRVHFPEADVQKFFASFSWSIPCRDGQGVLPQKQVQLPVYSSDEDPMRDDGSDTAVCKAGNEKCRSLMPQCEAETLPAMPCDICCGERKFCVDCCCILCCKLISLEHGGYSYIKCEAVVSEGHICGHVAHMNCALRAYLAGTIGGSMGLDTEYYCRRCDAKKDLFPHVNKFLEICQTVEYQGDVEKILNLGICILRGAQRDNAKELLNCIESTVIKLKCGTSLEDLWNDDTPTIWSDYSDSGEARENDTLQSLQDVTPIGPIPFNHEAEMHKLEEEIGEVLRALRKAQEFEYQIAEGKLHAQKECLSDLYRQLEKEKSELSRRVSGTDANSLMTNVLKRLDQIRKEVTKLKEMEEVAKGFGRTPRGVLEEYFHLNIED; via the exons ATGGACTCCATGGATATTGATCAAAGTAACATAGGTGAATCGCCTCACCTTCTGCTGAGACCA GTTGGACCGAGAATTAGCGGTAAAGGCTACTTCGTGGATAGATACTTATATCCTCCTAAGTATCTTCCCGGTTTAGATACTGAAATATTGCGGAAAAATAAGGTGTTTAGGAGCAGGCTCTCGCTCCAACGATATATTCGTGTACACTTCCCTGAAGCGGATGTTCAAAAgttctttgcttctttcaGCTGGAGCATACCCTGCAGAGATGGTCAAG GTGTTTTGCCTCAGAAGCAGGTTCAGTTACCAGTGTATAGCTCAGATGAAGATCCAATGCGTGATGATGGATCTGATACTGCGGTCTGTAAGGCTGGTAATGAAAAATGCCGGAGCCTGATGCCACAGTGCGAAGCCGAGACTTTACCTGCTATGCCTTGTGACATTTGCTGCGGTGAACGTAAGTTCTGCGTTGATTGCTGTTGCATCCTTTGCTGCAAGTTAATAAGTTTGGAGCATGGAGGCTATAGCTATATCAAATGTGAAGCTGTGGTTTCCGAGGGTCACATATGTGGACATGTTGCTCATATGAACTGTGCTCTTCGAGCTTATCTGGCTGGAACCATTGGAGGCAGCATGGGATTGGATACTGAATACTACTGCAGGCGATGTGACGCCAAAAAGGACTTGTTTCCACATGTCAACAAGTTTCTAGAAATATGTCAGACTGTAGAATATCAAGGCGACGTGGAGAAGATCCTGAATCTCGGTATTTGTATCTTGCGGGGAGCACAAAGAGACAATGCTAAGGAGCTATTAAATTGTATCGAATCAACAGTCATCAAG CTTAAATGTGGCACGAGCTTGGAAGATCTCTGGAATGATGATACACCAACTATATGGTCAG ATTACTCCGACAGTGGAGAAGCTAGAGAAAATGATACATTGCAAAGTTTACAGGACGTGACTCCAATTGGGCCCATACCATTCAACCATGAGGCTGAGATGCACAAACTCGAAGAAGAAATCGGCGAGGTTCTAAGAGCGCTGAGAAAGGCTCAGGAATTTGAGTACCAAATTGCAGAAGGCAAACTTCATGCTCAGAAAGAATGTCTGAGTGATCTGTATAGGCAGCTCGAGAAGGAGAAGTCAGAGCTGTCGAGGCGAGTATCAGGTACAGATGCGAATAGCTTGATGACGAATGTGCTGAAGAGATTGGATCAGATTAGAAAAGAAGTCACAAAGCttaaagaaatggaagaagtAGCCAAGGGATTTGGTAGGACACCTAGAGGGGTTCTTGAAGAGTACTTTCATCTAAACATCGAGGACTAA
- the OFP12 gene encoding ovate family protein 12 has protein sequence MLNTYSLTLFLTKTKTMPRVMWKNFHLCFPSNLTKPSSSPSGATSDDPNRPSILLINNFNLLYDDSSAAHRRLSKPLIHDVEPSSTFTASTSTAANSSSSSASYDDSDNYGFAPDDDSPPPDLTAVLASRRFFFSSPGCSNSITDSPDLRCRDNYDTATRLLTGGTAVKHYVQSPDPYNDFRRSMQEMIDAVTNAGDLRRYEFLHELLLSYLSLNAADTHKFIIRAFADILVSLLSDGHRIS, from the coding sequence ATGCTCAATACATattctctcactctctttctcacaaaaacaaaaacaatgccAAGAGTCATGTGGAAAAACTTCCATCTTTGCTTCCCATCAAATCTCACCAAGCCCTCTTCATCTCCGTCCGGTGCCACCTCCGACGATCCCAACCGTCCATCCATTCTTCTCATCAACAACTTTAACCTCCTATATGACGACTCCTCCGCCGCCCACCGCCGCCTATCCAAGCCTCTTATCCACGACGTTGAACCCTCTTCCACCTTCACCGCCTCCACCTCCACCGCAGCtaactcttcttcctcctctgccTCTTATGATGATTCCGATAATTACGGTTTTGCCCCTGACGACGACTCTCCCCCTCCTGACTTAACCGCCGTTTTAGCCTCCcgccgcttcttcttctcttctcctggCTGCTCAAACTCAATCACTGACTCGCCAGATCTCCGCTGCCGGGATAATTACGATACTGCCACTAGGCTTCTTACCGGAGGAACCGCCGTGAAACACTACGTGCAATCTCCTGATCCGTACAACGACTTCCGACGATCAATGCAGGAGATGATCGACGCCGTTACAAACGCCGGAGATCTTCGCCGTTACGAGTTCTTGCATGAGCTGTTACTCAGTTACCTCTCTTTAAATGCCGCCGATACACACAAGTTCATTATCAGAGCTTTCGCCGACATTCTCGTCTCTCTCCTATCGGACGGTCACCGGATCAGCTGA
- a CDS encoding uncharacterized protein (unknown protein; INVOLVED IN: biological_process unknown; LOCATED IN: cellular_component unknown; EXPRESSED IN: sperm cell; BEST Arabidopsis thaliana protein match is: unknown protein (TAIR:AT1G06810.1); Has 31 Blast hits to 31 proteins in 2 species: Archae - 0; Bacteria - 0; Metazoa - 0; Fungi - 0; Plants - 31; Viruses - 0; Other Eukaryotes - 0 (source: NCBI BLink).) produces MFISRPPLWIPPGFYSNILIQREKKYNSIFPFPLESPREASSTLWKNFLLADPGPLEEEEDSCSETPGPASWICSVCRRICGPGIAGQGVDNFITHLSTREHELKRQRFTNPKGEPPLDSCPENATRGGNQS; encoded by the exons ATGTTCATATCCCGTCCACCACTGTGGATTCCTCCAGGCTTCTATTCTAATATTCTCATCCAACgtgaaaaaaaatacaactcCATTTTCCCGTTTCCACTTGAGTCTCCTCGAGAAGCCTCCTCCACCCTCTGGAAAAACTTTCTTCTAGCTGATCCAGGGCCActtgaggaggaggaggatagCTGCAGTGAAACGCCTGGACCTGCCTCCTGGATTTGCTCTGTGTGCCGTCGTATTTGTGGCCCAGGTATTGCTGGCCAAGGCGTTGATAATTTCATCACGCATCTCTCTACTCGAGAACATGAACTCAAG CGTCAACGCTTTACTAACCCCAAAGGTGAGCCTCCTCTTGATTCTTGTCCGGAGAATGCTACTAGGGGTGGCAACCAAAGTTGA
- the LPA19 gene encoding photosystem II 11 kDa protein-like protein (LOW PSII ACCUMULATION 19 (LPA19); FUNCTIONS IN: molecular_function unknown; INVOLVED IN: photosystem II assembly; LOCATED IN: chloroplast thylakoid lumen, chloroplast; EXPRESSED IN: 24 plant structures; EXPRESSED DURING: 15 growth stages; Has 214 Blast hits to 214 proteins in 55 species: Archae - 0; Bacteria - 73; Metazoa - 0; Fungi - 0; Plants - 72; Viruses - 0; Other Eukaryotes - 69 (source: NCBI BLink).): MGFLVAVMNFSPTLVHHHMKSKPQCQNEKLRQGQTSSLFDRRGFLKCVVGASSFMATIEFSGLQAQASEEKLDEGEGVVGAFKTLFDPNERTKSGKELPKAYLKSAREVVKTMRESLKENPKDNAKFRRSADAAKESIRDYLSNWRGQKTVAGEESYVELENVIRALAKFYSKAGPSAPLPDEVKTEILDDLNKAEEFL; the protein is encoded by the exons ATGGGTTTCCTTGTAGCCGTCATGAACTTTTCTCCTACTTTGGTGCATCACCATATGAAATCGAAGCCACAATGTCAAA ATGAAAAGCTTCGTCAAGGCCAAACATCATCTTTGTTTGATCGTCGTGGTTTCTTGAAATGTGTTGTTGGTGCTTCTTCGTTCATGGCCACAATTGAGTTTTCTGGATTACAAGCTCAGGCGTCAGAGGAAAAGTTAGACGAAGGAGAAGGAGTTGTTGGTGCTTTCAAGACTTTGTTTGATCCTAATGAGAGAACAAAGTCTGGCAAAGAGTTACCAAAAGCTTACTTGAAATCTGCAAGAGAGGTTGTCAAAACCATGAGGGAGTCATTGAAAGAGAACCCTAAAGACAATGCTAAGTTCAGAAGAAGTGCTGATGCTGCTAAAGAATCCATTCGTGATTATCTGAGCAATTGGAGAGGACAAAAGACTGTTGCCGGAGAA GAATCATACGTGGAGCTGGAGAATGTAATCCGCGCTTTGGCGAAATTTTACTCAAAGGCAGGTCCTTCTGCACCACTTCCTGATGAGGTTAAGACTGAGATTTTGGATGATCTTAACAAGGCTGAAGAgtttttgtga